GATAACAGTCAGTTTATTTTAGCAAGTTCCGGAAGCTCTGTACCATTTGCTGTTTTTAAAACAACATCCAAAAAAGATGTTTTCATCGTGAAACTTGCTGATGGTAATACAACCATAGGATATTTTGAAAACGGTAATATTGTAATAGATATACCGCAGGCAGATGGAAGATCTTCGAAAGAAGTTTTTAAAGGAAAATAAATTATAAAATCAATAATCAATATAAAAGGCTCTTCAAAAAAGAGCCTTTTACGTTATATATGCTGATGTGTTTTTCATTTTTTGGATATTTAAGGAGACAACTGCTTTTTTGATTTAATAAAATAAATCATTCTACAACATGGAAAAAAGGTGATGGGATTATATTAACAGAAAAATTTTCATAGTATTATTGTTATTAGTTAATAATACTAATTTACATAAAATTTACAAATAATAATATTATTTTTAAAAATATTTATTTATTTGAGTGTTTTGTTGTGATTTTTATGTAAAAACGTTGGTGTTTTTAACTTTTAGTCTCTCTTAATTGAATTAAAAATAATGCCTGAAGCCCTATAAAATCTTTGTTTTATTGGAATTGCTAATGAGCGTTGAAAAACTCCCAGATTACCTTTGCTTTGCTTTTTCCCAGGATTTCTTCCAGCGTTTCCAGATTAGACTCCTTGATACGTTTTACGGATTTTAATCTGGAGAGCAGCAATTCAATGGTTTTTTCTCCTACCCCCGGGATTTCCTCCAGTTCGGATTTTATAGTAGAATTTTTTCTTCGGGTTCTGTGATGCTTTACCCCAAAGCGGTGCGCCTCATCACGTACACGCTGAAGGATCTTCAATGTTTCGGATTTTTTGTCCAGATACAAAGGAATAGGATCTTCCGGGAAGAAAATCTCTTCAAGCCTCTTGGCGATTCCTACAATGGTAATCTTTCCGTAAAGTCCCAGTAGCCTTAAACTCTTTACAGCAGAAGATAGCTGCCCTTTTCCACCATCGATAAGGATCAGCTGTGGGAGACTTTCCCCCTCATCCACCATCCTTTTGTAGCGGCGGTAGATCACCTCTTCCATCGTAGCGAAATCATTGGGCCCTTCTACAGTTTTGGGATGGAAGATTCTGTAGTCAGCCTTGCTGGGTTTTCCGTCTTTGAAAACAACACAGGCAGAAACCGGATTGGTTCCCTGAATATTGGAGTTATCAAAACCTTCAATATGTCTTGGCTCTACAGGCATTCTCAATAATTTCTGCATTTCAGCCATGATTCTGTTGGTATGCCTTTCAGGATCTACGATCTGAACCTGTTTCAGTTTCTCCAGACGGTATTCTTTCGCATTCTTTTCAGAAAGCTCTACGATTCTCTTTTTATCTCCAACCTTCGGAACAATCAGTTTCACATTCGGAATTTCTACCGATAAATGAAAGGGAAGCAGCACCTCTTTAGAATCCGAACCGAATTTCTGACGGATCTCAATCAAAGCTTCCTCCATAATATCTTCATCTGTTTCCTCCAGGATCTTTTTGATCTCTGTAGTGAAACTCTGGATGATATTCCCGTTTCTGATCTTGAAGAAATTGACGTAAGCCGCTGTTTCATCACTGGTCATACCAAAAACATCCACGTCATCAATATTAGGATTTACAACCGTATTTTTAGCCTGATAATCTTCCAGAATATCCAGTCTTTCCTTAATGATCTGGGCTTCCTCAAACTGAAGACCGGAGGCCAGTTTCATCATCTGATTCACCAGATAATCTTTGGCTTTACGGAAATCTCCTTTGATGATCCCACGGATGGCATCTATCTTTTCGTCATATTCCTCTTTGCTTTCAAGATCTTCACAAGGTCCTTCACAGTTTTTGATATGATATTCCAGACAGACTTTGTACTTACCTTCCGCAATTTTTGCAGGTGCAAGATTCAGGTTACAGGTTCTGAGTTTATAGATATGCTTGATGGTGTCCAGTAAAATCTTTGCAGGTCTTACCTTTGCATAGGGACCATAATATTCCGATCCATCCTTGATCACGTTTCTGGTCAGGAAAATTCTCGGGAAATCTTCGTTTTTGATACAGATCCAGGGATAAGTCTTGTCATCTTTAAGCATGACATTATAGAAAGGCTTATGTTCTTTGATCAGGTTGTTTTCCAGTAAAAGGGCATCATATTCACTGTTCACAATGGTCGTTTCCAGACGCTGGATCTTGCCCACCATTATTCTGATTCTGTATCCCGAAAGATTTTTATTAAAATAGGAGAGTACCCTCTTTTTCAGATTTTTAGCTTTGCCTACATACAAAAGCTGTTCGTTTTTATCATAATAACGATAAACGCCGGGTTCAGATGGTAAGGTTTTGAGCTGTAATTCTAAAGAAGGATTCATATAACAAAATTAAGCAATCTTTCCCTATTTAAAAAAAGAAAAACCTGCATCTTAATCTGCAGGTTTATATTGTATAATGGAGTCTTTTGAATTATCCGTTTGTCATGGAAGTATATTCGTTTACCAGGAAGCTTAAATAATCCCATTCCACGGAATTTTTAGGATACTTTTTCATGAATTCCTGATTATCTCCGAAAAGGAAATCATAGTTGTCTTCAAAATCATCTTTATGAAGCCAGATTACCTTATCCCCTTTCTTTACATAATAAGATTTGATCACACCACCACCCAGCTGAGGAGAGCCCATGACAGAGAATCCTGTTGTTTCTTTAGCTCTTGGATCATGGTAAACGGAAATAATATCATCAAAACCAGGGTTGATCACCTGCATCAGAAATTCCTTTTCATCCTTTTTATTCTTTAAGGAAACCGTCTGGTTGACAAAATAAATCCTGTCATTATTGGTTGTCTTTGTCAGTTTTTTCGTTCCGTAATTTCTGATGTTTCCCATATACTTGGCCACTTTTGCAAATTTTTCTGCATTGCTTGGGTATACATACATTTCATTGATCTGATCTGCATTGAATATAGCATTCTTTTTGGTCACACTGTCTTTGATGGCCACTTCGTAGATCTGTCCCTTTTTTGTTTCGATCTTGTTACAAAACCCTTTGTAAGTGGTTCCGTCCTTTAAAATGATGGTAGATGTTTTTTTGGGTGATGGAGTATTAAAGCCTTCATTGAAAAGATAAGTCTCCATTTTTTTGATGTCTTCCTTTGAGTATTTTACTTTCTGTGCGAAAGCTGTGGTACCGGCAATGCATAAAGCAAGCAGTAAAGATTTCAGTCTCATGTTTATTGTTTTTAATTTTCGGGGGTAAAAATAATAAATTAATTCGCTTCTTTTTATAAAAATATGGAAGCGTGAAATTTAGTTTCTCCAATTATCGTTAAATGCTTAATTTTAAGGAAATTTTTTAGAAATGATATACGGAGTAGACGTTTTTACTTTCCATGATGTTCTGGAAATATGTAAAAAACCTAATAAAGCCAAGCTGAACAAAGCTGCAAAAGAACAGATCTTAAAATCTCAGAAAAACGTACAGAAAATAGTAGAGTCCGATCGATGTGTTTATGGAATCAATACCGGATTCGGACCACTGTGCGATACCAAAATATCAGCTGATGAAACAGCACTGCTACAGTATAACCTTATTATTTCTCATGCAGTAGGAGTAGGAAAGCCTATTGATAAAGAACTTTCCAAAATCATGATGATCGCCAAGGTACATGCATTGTCAAAAGGATTTTCAGGAGTTTCTCTGGAAGTGATCGAGAGAATGATCCTGATGCTGGAGAAAGATATTATTCCTGTGGTGCCTGAACAGGGATCTGTGGGAGCTTCCGGTGACCTTGCTCCATTAGCGCATCTTGTATTGCCTTTACTTGGATTAGGACAGGTTTGGGAAGGAGATCAGGTTTCCGATACCTTGGAGGTTTTGGAAAAGCATAATCTGGAACCGTTAGCTTTAGGCCCTAAAGAAGGATTAGGATTAATCAATGGAACGCAGTTTATTTTGGCCCATTCCATTAAAGGATTGGAAAAATTTGAATATCTGCTTGACCTTGCCGATATGACTGCTGCAATGAGTATTGAAGCCTATAGAGGTTCTGCAAGCCCTTTCAAAAAAGAACTTCACGAGATCAGACCTTTTGAAGGAAGTAAAAAAGTGGCGGCAAGAATGCTTAAATTCTTAAAAGGATCAGAAAATTTGAAAGCTCATGAAGACTGTGAGAGAGTTCAGGATCCTTATTCCATGAGATGCGTGCCACAGGTTCACGGAGCAAGCAGAAATGCATTTGAGCACCTTAGAAACATGGCAGAAACGGAATTGAATTCTGTGACCGATAACCCAATCGTATTAAGTGCAGAAGAATCTATCTCGGGAGGAAACTTCCACGGACAGCTGATGGCTTTACCATTAGACTATGCGACACTGGCTGCTGCTGAATTAGGAAATATTTCAGACAGAAGAAGCTATTTACTGCTGGAAGGAAAATACGGACTTCCAAGATTATTGACGGAAAGCTCAGGATTAAATTCAGGATTTATGATTCCGCAATATACTTCTGCAGCTTTGGTAACAGAGAATAAAACATTATGCTTCCCGGCATCGGCAGACTCTATTCCTACAAGTTTAGGACAGGAAGACCACGTTTCTATGGGAAGTATCTCCGGAAGAAAGTTCAATCAGGTTCTTGGAAACCTGGTCAATATCTTATCCGTTGAATTAATGTTTGCAGCCCAGGGGCTGGAATTCAGAAGACCTTCCAAATGTTCTAAAATTATTGAAGAGAACTTTGCCATCCTTCGTTCTAAAGTGGCTAAACTTGAAGACGACAGGCTGATCGGTAAAGATATGCTGGCTATTGCTGAACTGATCAACGAAAGAAAATTCGTTGTCAACTAAAACATACAACAAAAGCTTCCGGAAAGGGAGCTTTTTGTTTTTCATTAATCTTTAAAATATAAAAAATGAAAATACTCAGAACAGATTCTGATCATCCTGATTTCCGGACTCTTATAAAATCCCTCGATGCTACCCTGGCTGAACACAATGGTGAGGCCGATGACTTCTTTGCTCAGTTTAATACAATAGATGCCATTAAAAACTGTTTGGTGGCTTATGTTGATGATACACCGGCAGCTTGTGGGGCATTCAAACCGTTCTCAGAAGACACGGTAGAGATCAAGAGAATGTTTACAGGTCCTGGATTCCGTAAAAGAGGATTAGGAGCAGCCGTGGTGAAAGAACTGCAAACCTGGGCAGCAGAATTGGGCTATCAGAAAGCAGTGCTGGAAACTTCTAAAGATCTGACTCCTGCGATTTCCGTTTATGAAAAAAACGGGTTTTACAAAATTCCCAATTACGGTCAATATATAGACGTTGACAGCAGCGTTTGCTACGAAAAAGTTTTGTAACCGGGAAACAGAAATTTTATTAAAAAAATAAGACATTTCCTGACTTTGGCTTTTGCTGTGAATACACAGATTTTTCTGTTATTCAACTGTTAAATTATAAATTCTCCCGTTCTACCGGAGATAAAATCCTTCTTCAAAAGATTTTTAAAGATCAAAACCTATGTCTCTATGTTGTTGAAAAAAAACAACATAGAGACATAGTATTTTTATTCCTTGTTCCTGGCAGAATTCAGATTATTAATATTCATGTAATGCTAAATTCATTATTTTAAAGGTTGTAATTCCCGGCAAAGTGTTATATTGTGATACCAATCAAAATGAAAACATATGAAAAAAACTGTATTCCTCTTAGCAATATTTTTTGCTTTAAACTCTTGTAACAGAGAAGAACTTCAGAATGAAAATTCAAAAATAGAAATGGCTCAGAAAGATCCGCTGACCGAAAAGCAGATCAATGAAAGAATCAATCAGGCCATCAAAACGGACGGAAGCTTCAACTGGAAAAATGAATCGGATCATTTCGTATGGAGTGCTGTTTTCCGCGGAAACAGAATGGTATCCATAGGATTCGGTTCTTCTAAAGATGATTTTGACCGCAGCAAATCTCCGAACAATCAGGAAATGGAAAAGGAACTTTTATCGGTCATTAAAAAATATGAAGGAAAAGACGAAAGAAACTTTATTCTGCTTTCTGACCGGTATCTGAACCAGATGGATGTCATTATTGAGAAAGAAGAAACGATTGCTGCACTTCGCCAGATGAAAACAGTCCGTTATCTGGAGCCGGGAGACTATCATTATTTTGAAAATGAAAGCAAATACAATACGGCAGAGAAATCTTCAGGCAGCGGTTCATCAGGATGTGGATTTTCATCAACAGCTTTAAATACGGCAGATTATACTTCTACCACTCCGGGTGCCAAAATACCGTGGGCTTTTGCCAAACACAATATTCCTGATGCGTGGAGCTATAGTACAGGAGCCGGTGTTACCATCGGCCTGATCGATACGGGAGTTTCTCCAGAACAGGTATTGCTTGGGGGAAGCTTTAATAACGGAGCTTCTTCGGGAAGGACCATCAGCAAACTGGGAGTGTATAACTCAGACGGTTCGGGAGATCAGTGCGGCCATGGAACCAAAATGGCCTCTGTGATGGCTGCTCCGAGAAACAATGCAGGATTGCCTGTAGGCGTGGCTTATAATGCCAACCTTATTGCTTACAGGGCAGCTGCAAACGTTGTGCTGGAGACATCCAGTGAACAGACTGCGGTGAAAACAGCTTTTACTGAACTGGGAAATAATTCTAATGTGAAAATCATCTCTATGTCAATGGGACACATCTTTTCGGTGGGAAAGATTGAAGATGGTGTAAAATATGCGTATTCTAAAGGGAAACTTATCTTTTGTGCCGGTGGAACCTCTACCAGCTTTACAAACTTTGTAGGAGTGATCTTCCCGGCATCAATGTCAGAAACGCAGGCAATCACAGGAGTAAAAGAAGGAACTTCCAATCAGAAATGTGATGTTTGCCATTCCGGAAGCCAGATCGATTTTACCTTCCAGATGGAAAGAGCTTCAGGAAATACTGTTCCGGTTTTAAGCTACTATAACGGCCAGGCTGATTATGTGGGTGGTTCTTCAGTAGCTACAGCCGCTACAGCAGGAATTGCAGCTTTGGTCTGGGCTAAAAATCCGTCATGGACAAGAGAGCAGGTACTGAATAAAATGAGACAGGCGGCTACTTATTATCCAACTGCGAATTCCAGCTACGGTTATGGAAATATCAATGTTTTAAAAGCAGTACAATAGTACATTCATTCCATTATAATAAAGGGAACAGTTCATCTGAGCTGTTCCCTTTTTGTTTTTAATAAGGAGCATAAACACATAGGAGCTGACTTCCTAAAAATCTTTATAGTAAATAAATTATATAGAAATAACTTGTCCTGTGTGGTTGTTTTAATTTATCCAATCCTTACACTGGTCATACTTAAGGAACCCCCAATCAGCTCATCATTAAATAAAGACAGTTCTTCAGACTGATCTTTCAGTCCCAGCGTATAGAGTAGGGGCAGATAATGATCTGGAGTAGGAACGGCATACTGCAAAGATGTTCCTTGCTTCTGATAATCGATAATGTTCCGGAAATTTCCATCCAGAAGCCAGTTGTTGGTTTTTTCTCTTGCTTCTACAGCCCAGTCCCATCCGGCTCCTACGGTATTGATATTTTTCCAGTCGATCATACGGAGATTATGAACAATGTTTCCGCTTCCTATGATCAGAATTCCTTTTTCACGGAGCTTATTCAGCCTTTTAGCCAGATCATAATGATATTGCGGAGGCTTGGTATAGTCTATGCTTAGCTGGATGACAGGGATATCTGCATCAGGATACATATGTCTGATCACAGACCAGGCACCATGATCTAATCCCCAGCTGTGATCTTCTTCCACTTCAATCGGCAAGAGAAGTTCAGCCGTTTCATGGGCCAGTTCCGGACTTCCCGGGGCAGGATATTGTACCTCAAAAAGCTCTTTGGGAAAACCGTAGAAATCATGGATGGTTTTAGGCATTTCCATTGCGGTGACAAAAGTTCCCGGAGTATACCAGTGTGCAGAGATACAAAGAATAGCATTAGGCTTAGGAATCTCTGTAGCTGCCTTACGGAAGCCCTGTACAAATTGATTTTCTTCAATAGCATTCATGGGAGAGCCGTGTCCCAGAAACAGGACGGGCATTCTTTGTGTGCTGTTGAAGCCTTCACTTATATTTTGAAGATCATTAAGATTCATAATGAATGAAGATTAAAATTTTTTTAAAAAACACTGGAGTTTAAAGCTAAAGTATCCCTTTCGGCAAGGACTGTTGGCTTAAAAAACGTAAGTGCTTCAATAGAGATCAAAAACAAAGGGTTCAGGGTTTTAGTAAAATCCCTGAACCCTTTATTATGTATGTTAAAAATTATGCTTGTTTTACAAACTGTAATTCACCGGCAATTTTTACATCATCACTTACCATTACACCTCCTGCTTCCAGCGCTGCATTCCAGTTCAGTCCAAAATCTTTTCTGCTGATCTTTCCTTCAAAAGAGAAACCTGCTTTGGTATTTCCCCATGGGTCTACATTGATTCCTCCGAAGTCTACATCAAGCGTTACAGGCTTTGTAATCCCGTTGATCGTAAGGTTTCCGATCACCTGATCGTTCAGCTTCTGAGATTCGAAAGTAATGGTTGGATGAGCTTCGCAATTGAAGAACTCAGCAGACTTTAAGTGGTTGTCTCTGTCTGTATTATTGGTAAATACAGAATCTGTCTGGATTGTAGCAGTAGTTTTTGCGTTGGTAAAAGTATCATCTTCAGCTTCAATTTCTGCATTGAAGGTTCTGAAGTTTCCTTTTACGTTAGAGATCATCATGTGCTTTACTTTGAAAGTAATTTCACTATGTGTTGGGTCTAGATTCCATTTTGTTGCCATTGTATTGTGTATTTTGTTATTGTTAATGATGCAAATTTAGAACAGAACGACTATACAAATCATTGATATAGGATAAGAAATGCATCTGTAATCCCCAATAATGAATTACCATCAATGCAGCCGGCATTTCAGGGAGCTTTTTCCCGCTATCCACTCATACTCCTCGCTCCTGTGCGCTTCCATCACCTCATCCCATCTGTTATCCGTTTCATGCTGCGGGGTAACCGTTACTATTGGGGCTAGGGGGAACTTCTTCCCATATATCATTTGTCATTGCCAGGGATCAGATAATCTTTACCGAAAACAGGCGGTGATCAGTTTCATCGGAGATAAAATCCTTTTACAACAGGGTTTTAAAGCATTTTGTGATTCCCGGCAGCTTCCGTTCAATTCTAGTATTAAGTTAAGAAATAATTTCCTTCAGTTTATTAATTTCATTTTATGAATGTTTTATTTTAACGTTTCTTAACGGATGGTTTTTATTTCTTATTTTTGAGGGATTCAATTTTATACAATGAAATTACATAGATTTTCTTTATTGATGCTGGTTCTGGGAGGTTCAGTATGGGCCCAGACCCAGAAGTTTACCATGGCGGAGGCTGTAAATGGAATGAGAACCAACCTTGCAGTGAAAAATATTTCACAGTTTTCATGGGCTGCAGACAGCAAATCCTATATTCAGGCAGTAAAAGGCGGATATCTGATCACTGATCTGAAAACCAATAAACAGGATACCCTGGTATCTTTGTCACAACTGAACAGACAGTTTTCCAGTGACAAGCTGAAGGCTGTTCCTGCCATTAAATTTACCGGGACATCTCAGGGATATTTCAGCACAGCAGGGAAAATGTCGTGGATCGAGAAATCAGGAAACGACTGGAAAGTAAAAAATACGGCTTCAATAGACCCGGAGGCTGCCAATATAAAAATGTTGGGTGACGGTCAGACTTTTGCTTTTACAGTAAAGAATAATTTATTTGTCAATAAAAACGGGAAAACCATTGCTGTAACCAATGAAACCAATGAAAATATCATCAGCGGCCAGGCAGTTCACAGAAATGAATTCGGAATTGATAC
This window of the Chryseobacterium arthrosphaerae genome carries:
- a CDS encoding YceI family protein, which translates into the protein MATKWNLDPTHSEITFKVKHMMISNVKGNFRTFNAEIEAEDDTFTNAKTTATIQTDSVFTNNTDRDNHLKSAEFFNCEAHPTITFESQKLNDQVIGNLTINGITKPVTLDVDFGGINVDPWGNTKAGFSFEGKISRKDFGLNWNAALEAGGVMVSDDVKIAGELQFVKQA
- the hutH gene encoding histidine ammonia-lyase, whose protein sequence is MIYGVDVFTFHDVLEICKKPNKAKLNKAAKEQILKSQKNVQKIVESDRCVYGINTGFGPLCDTKISADETALLQYNLIISHAVGVGKPIDKELSKIMMIAKVHALSKGFSGVSLEVIERMILMLEKDIIPVVPEQGSVGASGDLAPLAHLVLPLLGLGQVWEGDQVSDTLEVLEKHNLEPLALGPKEGLGLINGTQFILAHSIKGLEKFEYLLDLADMTAAMSIEAYRGSASPFKKELHEIRPFEGSKKVAARMLKFLKGSENLKAHEDCERVQDPYSMRCVPQVHGASRNAFEHLRNMAETELNSVTDNPIVLSAEESISGGNFHGQLMALPLDYATLAAAELGNISDRRSYLLLEGKYGLPRLLTESSGLNSGFMIPQYTSAALVTENKTLCFPASADSIPTSLGQEDHVSMGSISGRKFNQVLGNLVNILSVELMFAAQGLEFRRPSKCSKIIEENFAILRSKVAKLEDDRLIGKDMLAIAELINERKFVVN
- a CDS encoding S8 family peptidase — its product is MKKTVFLLAIFFALNSCNREELQNENSKIEMAQKDPLTEKQINERINQAIKTDGSFNWKNESDHFVWSAVFRGNRMVSIGFGSSKDDFDRSKSPNNQEMEKELLSVIKKYEGKDERNFILLSDRYLNQMDVIIEKEETIAALRQMKTVRYLEPGDYHYFENESKYNTAEKSSGSGSSGCGFSSTALNTADYTSTTPGAKIPWAFAKHNIPDAWSYSTGAGVTIGLIDTGVSPEQVLLGGSFNNGASSGRTISKLGVYNSDGSGDQCGHGTKMASVMAAPRNNAGLPVGVAYNANLIAYRAAANVVLETSSEQTAVKTAFTELGNNSNVKIISMSMGHIFSVGKIEDGVKYAYSKGKLIFCAGGTSTSFTNFVGVIFPASMSETQAITGVKEGTSNQKCDVCHSGSQIDFTFQMERASGNTVPVLSYYNGQADYVGGSSVATAATAGIAALVWAKNPSWTREQVLNKMRQAATYYPTANSSYGYGNINVLKAVQ
- the ygiD gene encoding 4,5-DOPA-extradiol-dioxygenase; the encoded protein is MNLNDLQNISEGFNSTQRMPVLFLGHGSPMNAIEENQFVQGFRKAATEIPKPNAILCISAHWYTPGTFVTAMEMPKTIHDFYGFPKELFEVQYPAPGSPELAHETAELLLPIEVEEDHSWGLDHGAWSVIRHMYPDADIPVIQLSIDYTKPPQYHYDLAKRLNKLREKGILIIGSGNIVHNLRMIDWKNINTVGAGWDWAVEAREKTNNWLLDGNFRNIIDYQKQGTSLQYAVPTPDHYLPLLYTLGLKDQSEELSLFNDELIGGSLSMTSVRIG
- a CDS encoding GNAT family N-acetyltransferase is translated as MKILRTDSDHPDFRTLIKSLDATLAEHNGEADDFFAQFNTIDAIKNCLVAYVDDTPAACGAFKPFSEDTVEIKRMFTGPGFRKRGLGAAVVKELQTWAAELGYQKAVLETSKDLTPAISVYEKNGFYKIPNYGQYIDVDSSVCYEKVL
- the uvrC gene encoding excinuclease ABC subunit UvrC — its product is MNPSLELQLKTLPSEPGVYRYYDKNEQLLYVGKAKNLKKRVLSYFNKNLSGYRIRIMVGKIQRLETTIVNSEYDALLLENNLIKEHKPFYNVMLKDDKTYPWICIKNEDFPRIFLTRNVIKDGSEYYGPYAKVRPAKILLDTIKHIYKLRTCNLNLAPAKIAEGKYKVCLEYHIKNCEGPCEDLESKEEYDEKIDAIRGIIKGDFRKAKDYLVNQMMKLASGLQFEEAQIIKERLDILEDYQAKNTVVNPNIDDVDVFGMTSDETAAYVNFFKIRNGNIIQSFTTEIKKILEETDEDIMEEALIEIRQKFGSDSKEVLLPFHLSVEIPNVKLIVPKVGDKKRIVELSEKNAKEYRLEKLKQVQIVDPERHTNRIMAEMQKLLRMPVEPRHIEGFDNSNIQGTNPVSACVVFKDGKPSKADYRIFHPKTVEGPNDFATMEEVIYRRYKRMVDEGESLPQLILIDGGKGQLSSAVKSLRLLGLYGKITIVGIAKRLEEIFFPEDPIPLYLDKKSETLKILQRVRDEAHRFGVKHHRTRRKNSTIKSELEEIPGVGEKTIELLLSRLKSVKRIKESNLETLEEILGKSKAKVIWEFFNAH